In one Brassica oleracea var. oleracea cultivar TO1000 chromosome C9, BOL, whole genome shotgun sequence genomic region, the following are encoded:
- the LOC106318636 gene encoding acyl-coenzyme A oxidase 2, peroxisomal-like yields MALEELSEIAAARRIQRLSSHISPALTEPPQLQTEACSSRSRKLVVNGQALSLYMKGKHRDIQEKVHEFYNSRPDLQTPLEISKDDHRELCMRQLYALVREAGIRPFRYVADDPAKYFAIMEAVGGVDMSFGIKMGVQYSLWGGSVINLGTKKHRDKYFDGIDNLDYLGCFAMTELHHGSNVQGLQTTATFDPITDEFIIDTPHDGAIKWWIGNAAVHGKLATVFARLILPTHDTKGVSDMGVHAFIVPIRDMKTHQTLPGVEIQDCGQKVGLNGVDNGALRFRSVRIPRDNLLNRFGDVSRDGKYTSSLPTINKRFGATLGELVGGRVALAYSSVGVLKVSATIAIRYSLLRQQFGPPKQPEVSILDYQSQQHKLMPMLASTYAYHFATVYLVEKYSEMKKTNDEQLVADVHALSAGLKSYITSYTAKALSVCREACGGHGYAAVNRFGGLRNDHDIFQTFEGDNTVLLQQVAADLLKRYKEKFQGGTLTVTWSYLRESMSSYLAQPNPVTARWEGEDHLRDPKFQLDAFRYRTSRLLQSVAMRLKKHSKTLGTFGAWNRCLNHLLTLAESHIETVILAKFIEAVRKCPDPSARAGLKLVCDLYALDRIWNDIGTYRNVDYVAPNKAKAIHKLAEYLSFQVRNVAKELVDAFELPDHVTRAPIAMQADAYAQYTQVVGF; encoded by the exons ATGGCGTTGGAAGAGTTATCCGAGATAGCTGCGGCGAGGAGGATTCAGAGACTATCGTCACATATATCTCCCGCCTTAACGGAGCCGCCGCAGCTGCAGACGGAGGCGTGCTCTTCGCGGTCGAGGAAGCTGGTGGTCAACGGTCAGGCGTTGTCTCTCTACATGAAGGGGAAACACAGGGATATTCAGGAGAAAGTGCACGAGTTCTACAACTCTCGTCCCGATTTGCAGACGCCGCTCGAGATCTCCAAGGACGATCATAGGGAGTTGTGTATGAGGCAGCTATATGCGCTTGTTAGAGAAGCAGGTATAAGGCCGTTTAGGTATGTGGCTGATGATCCGGCGAAGTATTTTGCGATCATGGAAGCTGTTGGGGGTGTGGATATGTCGTTTGGGATCAAGATGGGTGTTCAGTACAG TCTTTGGGGAGGCTCTGTAATCAACTTGGGAACAAAGAAGCATAGAGACAAGTATTTCGACGGCATTGACAATCTAGACTACCTCGGTTGCTTTGCTATGACTGAACTCCACCATG GTTCAAATGTTCAAGGTCTCCAGACCACGGCCACTTTCGACCCCATCACAGACGAGTTCATAATCGACACACCACACGATGGAGCCATCAAATGGTGGATAGGAAACGCCGCAGTCCACGGAAAGCTCGCCACAGTTTTCGCCAGGCTCATCCTTCCAACACATGACACCAAAGGAGTCTCCGACATGGGCGTTCACGCCTTCATAGTCCCCATAAGAGACATGAAAACACACCAGACCCTCCCAGGCGTCGAGATTCAAGACTGCGGACAGAAAGTAGGTCTGAACGGAGTCGACAACGGTGCTTTAAGGTTCCGTTCCGTGAGAATCCCACGTGACAACCTTCTCAACCGCTTCGGAGATGTGTCACGAGACGGCAAGTATACAAGCAGCTTACCAACGATCAACAAAAGATTTGGTGCAACACTCGGTGAGCTTGTAGGTGGACGAGTGGCTCTTGCTTATTCATCCGTTGGTGTACTCAAAGTCTCGGCCACTATTGCTATACGTTACTCGTTGTTAAGACAACAGTTTGGTCCTCCGAAGCAGCCTGAGGTTAGTATCCTTGATTACCAGTCTCAACAACACAAGCTAATGCCCATGTTGGCTTCCACCTATGCGTACCATTTCGCAACCGTGTACCTCGTGGAGAAATATTCAGAGATGAAGAAGACTAACGATGAGCAGTTAGTTGCTGATGTCCACGCGCTATCTGCTGGTCTCAAATCTTATATAACGTCGTACACGGCTAAGGCGCTTTCGGTATGTAGAGAAGCTTGTGGAGGACATGGTTATGCAGCTGTTAACAGGTTTGGAGGCTTGAGGAATGATCATGATATATTTCAAACGTTTGAAGGAGACAACACAGTGCTTCTACAACAG GTGGCAGCTGATTTGCTGAAGAGATACAAAGAGAAGTTCCAAGGTGGGACATTGACAGTCACATGGAGTTACTTGAGAGAATCGATGAGCTCTTATTTGGCTCAGCCAAATCCAGTTACAGCTCGTTGGGAAGGTGAAGATCATCTAAGAGATCCTAAGTTCCAACTAGATGCTTTCCGG TATCGAACATCACGTCTCCTACAAAGTGTGGCAATGCGTTTGAAGAAACACAGCAAGACACTTGGAACATTCGGTGCATGGAACAGGTGCTTGAATCATCTCTTGACACTAGCTGAATCTCACATTGAAACAGTCATTCTCGCCAAGTTCATCGAAGCTGTTAGAAA GTGTCCGGACCCAAGTGCAAGAGCTGGTCTGAAACTAGTATGTGATCTTTACGCATTGGACCGAATATGGAATGATATAGGAACGTACCGTAACGTGGACTATGTGGCGCCTAACAAAGCCAAGGCGATTCATAAGTTGGCCGAGTATTTGAGTTTCCAAGTAAGGAACGTGGCGAAGGAGCTAGTGGACGCGTTTGAGTTGCCGGATCATGTGACTCGAGCGCCGATTGCTATGCAAGCTGATGCTTATGCACAGTATACTCAAGTTGTTGGATTCTGA
- the LOC106316928 gene encoding LOB domain-containing protein 39-like: protein MSCNGCRVLRIGCSETCILRPCLQWIESAESQGHATVFVAKFFGRASLMSLISAAPEPNRPALFQSLLFEACGRTVNPVNGAVGMLWTVNWHVCQAAVETVLRGGTLRPISDLPESPSLNSSDESTEIWRMQRRDGFSTSRSKLSTTGMKESLVNRTRSKTEWSEQDMELQLNPGLALTGPVVPVPFLPPPQFSKAVNSDHPGSPSEESVTATSCYENGISGDGHGYRNKRERKLFNLFV, encoded by the exons ATGAGTTGCAATGGATGTAGAGTTCTTCGAATAGGTTGCAGCGAAACATGCATCCTTCGTCCTTGCCTTCAATGGATCGAATCCGCCGAGTCACAAGGCCACGCTACCGTCTTCGTGGCTAAATTCTTTGGCCGTGCCAGTCTAATGTCACTCATCTCCGCCGCACCCGAACCAAACCGCCCTG CTTTGTTTCAGTCTTTGTTGTTTGAAGCGTGTGGGAGGACGGTGAACCCGGTTAACGGAGCGGTTGGTATGTTATGGACCGTGAACTGGCACGTGTGCCAAGCGGCTGTTGAAACTGTTCTTCGCGGCGGAACTTTACGACCTATCTCAGATCTACCCGAATCTCCTTCGTTGAACTCCTCAGATGAGTCTACCGAGATCTGGCGGATGCAACGTCGCGACGGTTTCTCGACCTCAAGATCCAAGCTCAGTACGACGGGGATGAAAGAATCTCTGGTCAACCGTACACGATCGAAAACCGAGTGGTCTGAACAGGATATGGAGCTACAGTTGAACCCTGGGTTAGCTCTAACCGGTCCGGTTGTCCCGGTTCCTTTTCTTCCACCGCCGCAGTTTAGCAAGGCTGTTAACAGTGATCATCCGGGAAGTCCATCGGAGGAGTCTGTGACGGCGACGTCGTGTTATGAAAATGGAATCAGCGGCGATGGTCATGGATACAGAAACAAAAGAGAGAGAAAGTTATTTAACCTTTTTGTTTAA
- the LOC106315811 gene encoding uncharacterized protein LOC106315811, which yields MTGDSCSLVSKETRLPLCDMTIVPSKRGLSSLLSDFLLKSGDDSGKTFAREGSGVRFSKRLCLVVDDLVKESTRSNYTNDDSSSDGDKISFGGSLVVDADSEDLKESRGETNAVDDIGVGDDAMVELSQRECDKDSNVADFASQTDAVTGENLKETLYGSSNRESDDRLATEGTVLLPVDSMEIVNHDMEADDELRSCSCSFCLKAAYIWSDLNYQDIKGRLSVLKKSQKETSSLIQRNSKEEPTDVEFDVMGQWTSLFLNMNDILAREGSRLQDNFVAMKELRENCKIDLERATKPPQRNNS from the exons ATGACTGGAGATAGCTGCAGCTTAGTGTCCAAGGAAACGCGTCTGCCTTTGTGTGATATGACTATTGTTCCAAGCAAAAGAGGACTATCTTCGCTTTTGAGTGACTTTCTTTTGAAATCTGGAGACGATTCTGGTAAGACATTTGCTCGTGAAGGCTCTGGTGTGAGGTTTTCGAAGAGGTTGTGTTTAGTTGTAGACGACTTGGTCAAGGAGAGTACTAGGAGTAATTACACAAACGATGACTCGTCTTCTGATGGTGATAAGATTAGTTTCGGTGGTTCACTTGTTGTTGATGCTGATTCTGAGGATCTAAAAGAGTCTCGGGGTGAAACCAATGCAGTTGATGATATTGGAGTTGGTGATGATGCTATGGTGGAACTTAGTCAGAGAGAGTGTGATAAGGACTCGAACGTTGCTGACTTTGCTAGTCAAACCGATGCTGTTACTGGTGAAAACTTGAAGGAGACTTTGTACGGTAGCAGCAATAGAGAAAGTGATGACAGGTTGGCTACTGAAGGAACGGTCTTGTTGCCTGTTGATAGTATGGAGATTGTAAACCACGATATGGAAGCTGATGATGAGCTTAGATCTTGCTCTTGTTCTTTCTGTCTCAAAG CTGCATATATCTGGTCAGATCTTAACTACCAGGACATCAAAGGTCGGTTATCTG TGCTGAAGAAGAGCCAGAAAGAAACTAGTAGCTTGATCCAAAGGAATAGTAAAGAAGAGCCAACAGATGTAGAATTTGATGTCATGGGTCAATGGACATCTCTCTTTCTTAACATGAATGACATCTTGGCTCGTGAAGGCAGCCGCCTT CAGGATAACTTCGTAGCCATGAAAGAGCTTAGAGAAAATTGCAAGATTGATCTGGAGAGAGCTACAAAACCACCTCAACGCAACAACTCTTAG
- the LOC106317304 gene encoding ras-related protein RABH1a-like, with protein sequence MTHLGNYKLVFLGDQAVGKTSIITCFMYGNFDTNYQATIGIDFLSKTMRHEDTTFRLQLWDTAGQERFKSLIPSYIRDSSVAVIVYDVANKQSFINASKWIEDVRAERSNQVIIALVGNKTDLVHRRQVSIEEGDNKARELGALFIETSAKAGFNIKPLFCKIASALQGTETQTWTRQEDLVDVNLKPMTNLSHSEQQQGNCSC encoded by the exons ATGACACATTTAGGCAATTACAAGCTGGTGTTCCTGGGAGATCAGGCCGTTGGTAAAACCAGTATCATTACATGTTTCATGTACGGTAACTTTGACACCAATTATCAG GCTACAATTGGAATTGATTTTTTGTCCAAAACAATGCGTCATGAAGATACAACTTTTCGTCTGCAATTGTG GGACACGGCTGGACAAGAGAGATTCAAAAGCCTAATACCAAGTTATATCAGAGATTCTTCTGTTGCTGTCATTGTCTATGATGTTGCTA ATAAGCAATCATTTATTAACGCCTCCAAGTGGATTGAAGATGTTCGTGCAGAAAGAAGCAATCAAGTCATCATTGCTCTCGTTGGTAACAAAACCGATCTTGTTCATCGAAG GCAAGTTTCAATAGAGGAAGGAGATAACAAAGCTCGTGAGCTTGGAGCTTTGTTCATAGAGACTAGTGCAAAAGCTGGATTCAACATTAAG CCTCTGTTCTGTAAGATTGCGTCGGCGTTACAGGGGACTGAAACACAAACTTGGACGAGACAAGAGGATTTGGTGGATGTGAACCTAAAGCCAATGACCAATTTATCTCACTCAGAGCAGCAACAAGGAAACTGTTCTTGTTAA
- the LOC106315684 gene encoding CMP-sialic acid transporter 5-like has product MATANGAKGPSRMGPKVLFYSILLTLQYGAQPLISKRCIGKEVIVTSSVLTCEVVKVICALILMARDGSLKKLAKEWTLMGSLTASGLPAAIYALQNSLLQISYRSLDSLTFSILNQTKIFFTAFFTFIILRQKQSVQQIGALCLLIMAAVLLSVGEGSNKSSSGGVNPEHVLFYGIIPVLLASVLSGLASSLCQWASQVKKHSSYLMTLEMSIVGSLCLLVSTLKSPDGEAIKRHGFFHGWTALTMVPVISNALGGILVGLVTSHAGGVRKGFVIVSALLVTALLQFAFEGKPPSSYCLVALPLVISSISLYQKYPYMDKKKKKV; this is encoded by the exons ATGGCGACGGCTAACGGGGCAAAGGGTCCGTCGAGGATGGGGCCCAAGGTGTTGTTTTATTCAATATTGCTTACGCTTCAGTACGGAGCTCAGCCTCTGATCTCCAAACGCTGCATCGG GAAGGAGGTTATTGTAACTTCATCTGTCTTGACGTGCGAGGTTGTTAAG GTCATATGTGCGCTGATTCTCATGGCAAGAGATGGCAGCTTGAAGAAATTAGCAAAAGAATGGACTTTGATGGGATCCTTGACCGCATCAGGTCTCCCTGCAGCCATATACGCACTTCAGAACAGTTTGCTGCAGATCTCTTACAGGAGCCTTGACTCCTTGACTTTCTCTATCCTTAATCAGACCAAAATCTTCTTCACAGCCTTCTTCACATTCATCATACTAAGACAGAAGCAATCAGTTCAACAGATAGGAGCTTTGTGTTTACTGATCATGGCAGCAGTTCTTCTAAGCGTTGGCGAAGGGTCTAACAAGAGTTCAAGCGGCGGAGTCAATCCTGAACATGTGCTGTTTTATGGGATTATACCGGTTTTGTTAGCCTCTGTGCTCTCCGGTTTAGCTTCCTCTCTATGTCAGTGGGCTTCTCAGGTGAAGAAGCATTCGTCGTACTTGATGACGTTGGAGATGTCTATCGTTGGAAGCCTCTGCTTGTTGGTGAGTACGCTTAAGTCTCCTGATGGTGAAGCGATTAAAAGACATGGTTTCTTTCATGGTTGGACTGCTTTAACCATG GTTCCAGTTATAAGCAATGCTCTTGGTGGGATTCTTGTTGGCCTAGTTACATCACATGCGGGTGGTGTAAGAAAG GGATTTGTGATTGTGTCGGCATTACTTGTGACGGCTCTGCTGCAGTTTGCGTTTGAAGGGAAACCGCCTTCATCGTATTGCCTCGTGGCTCTTCCTCTTGTGATCAGTAGTATCTCATTGTACCAGAAATATCCATACATGGATAAGAAGAAGAAAAAGGTCTAA